Genomic window (Thiosulfatimonas sediminis):
TATTATCCATATGGAAATCGGCGAGCCGGATTTCGCATCGCCAAGCTGCGTGCATCAAGCGGCACAGAACGCGGCCGAACAAGGATTAACGCATTACACCGCCACCTTAGGCTTACCGGCACTGCGCGAAAAACTGGCGCAGTTTTACGATGGTTTTTACCATGCAAAAGTCAATGCCGAACAACTTGTCATTACCCCCGGTTCATCTTCGGCGCTGCAATTGGTACTCACGGCGATTCTCAATCCCGGCGAGCAGGTGCTGATGGCCGACCCGACCTACCCTTGCAATCGCCAGTTTGTTCACCTGTTGCACGGCGAAGTTTACAGCGTTCCTGTCACGGCCGACAGCCAATATCAACTCACTCTCGACCACCTTAAACAGCACTGGAATCCGCAAATAAAAGCGGTCATGGTCGCCTCGCCGGCCAACCCAACCGGAACCCTCATCGAACAAGCAGAGTTGCTGAAAATGGCGCAATTTCTGGCGCAACGCGACACCTATTTTATTGTCGATGAGATTTATCAAGGGCTGGTGTATGAGCGTCCAGCCGAATCCATTTTGGCGCATCAAAACCTGCCGCAAAATGTCGTTGTCATCAACAGCTTTTCCAAGTTCTTCGGCATGACCGGCTGGCGCTTAGGTTGGTGTGTCGTACCCGAACATCTTATCGACGTACTCGACCGACTCGGGCAAAACCTCTACCTATCGGCCCCAACGCTGTCGCAATACGGCGCTTTGGCGGTATTAGAGTCCGATGCTTTAACCGAACTCGAACAGCGCCGACAGATTTTCCAGCAACGCCGCAACCGACTATATGCCGCCATGCAAAGTGCCGGTTTTACGCTTAAAACCCTACCGCAAGGCGCTTTTTATCTTTACTGGGACGTCAGCGAATACACCCAAGATTCCGAACGATTTTGCGCAGCGCTTTTGCAACAAACCGGCGTAGCCATCACGCCCGGAACCGACTTCGGGAAAGAAGCCGGTAAAAGCCATGTGCGCTTAGCCTACACCAATGATCGCATCGAAGAGGCGGTGCAACGGATACAAGGCTTTGTTGAACAATACCGCTGACTTAGTGCGCCAACCCTAATTTTTCGCGCTGGCGTTTTTTGTACCACTCATGATTGAGCAACAGCAAAATCGGGAACGGCACCAAGAGCCATAAATACTCCAAAGGGACGGTCGCGGTGTTAAACACCGTTTGCACCGGCGGCGCATACAAAATTAACAAGACAATAACAACCTCGGTACCGACACCAAACCAAATCATCTTATTAATCCCCTGCATATTCCATAGCGAGTCTTCCCAAGAACGTAAAGTAAACACATTCGCCATCTGACAGGTAATCGCCCCCAGCAGGGTCATGGTCATCGCTTGCCGATGATACTCATCGGAAATATCCAGATTGCCGTATTCCCAGCCAGTCAGGTATAAGAAACCAAGGAAAGCGAACATCGCTGCCGCCCCTTCAAACATCCCATTCATAAAATAGCCACGTTTGAACACTTCCCTATCAAGAATCCTCTCGTTCTTACCGACCGGCGGACGCTGCATAATGTGTTTTTCCGGTTTTTCCGACCCCAAGCCCAAGCCGGGTAATTGGTCGGTTCCCAAGTCGATTAACAAGATTTGAATGACCGACAGCGGCATCGGTATTTTCAGGAAGAACGACAACACATAAGGCACGATTTCCGGCACGTTGGAACTCAGAATATAGGTGGTGATTTTTTTGATATTAAAATACACCGTGCGCCCTTCTTCGACCGCCGCGACAATCGAACGGAAGTTATCATCCAGCAGAATCATATCGCCAGACTCTTTCGCCACATCGGTGCCAGACCCCATCGCAATCCCGATATCGGCTTGTTTTAATGCAGGCGAATCATTCACCCCATCGCCGGTCATGGCCACCACCTCGCCGTTATCCTGCAATAACTGCGCAATCCGTAACTTCTGAGCCGAGGCCATACGCGCAAACAACAGATGTTGGTTTTTCAATTTATCGCGTAAAACATCATCACTTAAGCTGTCTAAATCTGGGCCTGTCAAGACAGCATCCACTTTCAAACCAATCTGCTTACCGATTGCCGCCGCAGTAATCGGATTATCGCCGGTAATCATCATCACCCGAATCTGCGCCGAATAACATTGCGCAATCGCTTCTTGCACGCCATTGCGCGGCGGATCCATCAGACCAATTAAGCCTAAAAAGACCAAATCCTCTTCGCCATCGCCATGCTTCATAGCAATCGCCAAAACGCGATACGCCTGCTGGGCCATTTTTTGGTTTTGCTGTTCGATTTGCGCCAATTTTTCGGCGTTTAAAGGTTTGCTATCGGCATCGCCCTGCCAATATTTACATCGCGGTAAAACCGCTTCCAAAGCGCCTTTTACCGCCAAGACCGGCTGATATTCGCCCTTCGGTTTTACCAGCGTCGACATCATTTTACGTTCCGACGAGAACGCATATTCCTGCACTTTCTCCCAGCCTTCCAACGAGGCCTGCACCTTGTCCGCCGTTACCACTAAGGCGATTTCGGTCGGATCACCAAACGAGGTTTTAGCCTGAAAATCGACCTGTGCATGAGTATTAATCGCCGCTAACTGCAACATCTCTTGCAATGGCTGCATCGACGTTTGTCGCGATTCATGCGGAGAGCGTCCCGGTTCGCCGGTAAATTGCCACTGACCTTTTTCATAATACCCGTTGCCGCCCACCGAACAGGCGCAACCGTTCGCCATCCACACCGATTTGACCGTCATTTCGTTCTGCGTCAGAGTGCCGGTTTTGTCGGTACAAATCACCGTTGCCGAGCCAAGTGTTTCCACCGAGTTGAGGTTTTTAATCAAAGCTTGACGCCGCGCCATGCGTTGCGATGCCAAAGACAGCGACAAGGTAATCGTCGGTAATAACCCTTCCGGCACGTTGGCGACAATCAGCGACAGCGCAAAAATAGCGGAAATCAATAAACCACGATCGGAAAACCATCCCAATAAAAAGAACACCACCCCTGCGGCGAAAGCCAAGACCGTGAGGATTTTGGTCATGTGTTTAATTTCTCTTTCGATCGGCGTTTCGGTTTTGCCAACCTCAGCGGTCATCCGCGCAATCTTGCCAAATTCGGTCGCCTCACCGGTCGCAACCACCACGGCCAAACCATTGCCGTTGGTAATCGCGGCGCCAGCAAACACCATATTTTTGGCATCTAACTCGCGCTTGGCATCTCCGGCCTGCAAACTGCGTCGTGACGGAGTTGATTCACCATTTAATACCGACAAATTCAGATAAAGGTCGTTCGATTCAAACAAAATCGCATCGGCGGCGACTTTATCGCCTTCATTCAAAATCAGCACATCACCGGGCACGATTTGCGTCGCATCTACGCTCAGCGTCTCACCGTTACGCAATACCGTTGCCTCGGATTTGACTAACTTCATCAAGGCTTCCATCGCCTTGTCGGCTTTGAACTTCTGCCAAAAAGTGAAGGTGGCATTGACGAACACCGCGGCAAAAACCGCATACGCCAGAATATCGTTACCCTCGCCCGGCTGAAAATAATCGGCGACCAACGCTAATAAACCGGCGACTTCTAACAGAATCGGGAAAAAACTGACGTACTCTTTGAGATACTCAATACGGTAATCTTTCTTCGCTGTCTTGGCGATTTGGTTAGGCCCGAAATCATTCAAACGACGCTGTATTTCGTCATGACTCAAGCCGGTCTTGGCACTTTTAAAATCAGCGAAAACTTTTTCTATTGGTTGCAAAAAAATCATCGCTCAGCCCTTCCAAGGATAGAAAGTAATCGAATTAACGCCGCTGTGATCACCCAAATGATTCAGCTCTTTACGCGTATAAACATCATTGCGAATGACTAACAAATCAATGTTATTTTCCGCTTCGTAACGTAATAAACCATCCGCATCAATCGGCTGCAAAGCATTGACCACCTCAATCTGTTCTGGCGCTATGCCGCTCAAGGTGGCCAGCTGCATAAAAGGCGCAGCCAAGTATTTAAGACCAGACTTGGTGGTCGCCCGGGCAAAGCCCTCTTTAGCCGACAGATAAATTCGCCCCTGTCCGCCACTGGCGTGAAGCAAACCAAGCCAAAGCACAAAAACGTGCGGATTAATCTGATCGCGCGACACCAACATCAAACGGCTGCAACTGCGCACATGACTAATGTTTTTTACTTTAACCACGGCGATATCAGTCTCGATCCCAGATTTCACAATTTGTTCGCTAAAGGAACGTAAAGCCGATTTTTGCCGCGTGGCGCAGAACAAGGTATCCACAGCATACAATTGGCAAAAATGCTGTAATTGCGCAATGACATCCCCTTGCAGTTGGATAAACTCAAAAGCGACATCTTGAGACTCGGCAAAGGCCTGCAACGCTTTAACGGTATCATCAACCGCTTGTTTCGACTCTTGGCCATTATCGACAAACAACGCGCTAAACGGCAATTGCACCGCCCCCGCATAAACAATTGCATAAAAACTGGCCGATTCAGAAAGTAGAGAACCGTTAATCAAGGAAACCACACGCATAAACCCTCCTGCCAAATGAGATAGTGTGCCTGTAACAGTATCAGCTTATATTTTTGGGGGAAAGCGGCGCACTAAGAAATATTACGGACACAATCAACATAATTATTGGAAATCAACTCTTTATTGAACGTTTTAAATCCTCGTCAAGGCGCATCGGGTGC
Coding sequences:
- a CDS encoding cation-translocating P-type ATPase; the encoded protein is MIFLQPIEKVFADFKSAKTGLSHDEIQRRLNDFGPNQIAKTAKKDYRIEYLKEYVSFFPILLEVAGLLALVADYFQPGEGNDILAYAVFAAVFVNATFTFWQKFKADKAMEALMKLVKSEATVLRNGETLSVDATQIVPGDVLILNEGDKVAADAILFESNDLYLNLSVLNGESTPSRRSLQAGDAKRELDAKNMVFAGAAITNGNGLAVVVATGEATEFGKIARMTAEVGKTETPIEREIKHMTKILTVLAFAAGVVFFLLGWFSDRGLLISAIFALSLIVANVPEGLLPTITLSLSLASQRMARRQALIKNLNSVETLGSATVICTDKTGTLTQNEMTVKSVWMANGCACSVGGNGYYEKGQWQFTGEPGRSPHESRQTSMQPLQEMLQLAAINTHAQVDFQAKTSFGDPTEIALVVTADKVQASLEGWEKVQEYAFSSERKMMSTLVKPKGEYQPVLAVKGALEAVLPRCKYWQGDADSKPLNAEKLAQIEQQNQKMAQQAYRVLAIAMKHGDGEEDLVFLGLIGLMDPPRNGVQEAIAQCYSAQIRVMMITGDNPITAAAIGKQIGLKVDAVLTGPDLDSLSDDVLRDKLKNQHLLFARMASAQKLRIAQLLQDNGEVVAMTGDGVNDSPALKQADIGIAMGSGTDVAKESGDMILLDDNFRSIVAAVEEGRTVYFNIKKITTYILSSNVPEIVPYVLSFFLKIPMPLSVIQILLIDLGTDQLPGLGLGSEKPEKHIMQRPPVGKNERILDREVFKRGYFMNGMFEGAAAMFAFLGFLYLTGWEYGNLDISDEYHRQAMTMTLLGAITCQMANVFTLRSWEDSLWNMQGINKMIWFGVGTEVVIVLLILYAPPVQTVFNTATVPLEYLWLLVPFPILLLLNHEWYKKRQREKLGLAH
- a CDS encoding aminotransferase class I/II-fold pyridoxal phosphate-dependent enzyme yields the protein MTFAISKTASQIAPFRVMKILAQAKALQAQGRDIIHMEIGEPDFASPSCVHQAAQNAAEQGLTHYTATLGLPALREKLAQFYDGFYHAKVNAEQLVITPGSSSALQLVLTAILNPGEQVLMADPTYPCNRQFVHLLHGEVYSVPVTADSQYQLTLDHLKQHWNPQIKAVMVASPANPTGTLIEQAELLKMAQFLAQRDTYFIVDEIYQGLVYERPAESILAHQNLPQNVVVINSFSKFFGMTGWRLGWCVVPEHLIDVLDRLGQNLYLSAPTLSQYGALAVLESDALTELEQRRQIFQQRRNRLYAAMQSAGFTLKTLPQGAFYLYWDVSEYTQDSERFCAALLQQTGVAITPGTDFGKEAGKSHVRLAYTNDRIEEAVQRIQGFVEQYR
- a CDS encoding universal stress protein, which codes for MRVVSLINGSLLSESASFYAIVYAGAVQLPFSALFVDNGQESKQAVDDTVKALQAFAESQDVAFEFIQLQGDVIAQLQHFCQLYAVDTLFCATRQKSALRSFSEQIVKSGIETDIAVVKVKNISHVRSCSRLMLVSRDQINPHVFVLWLGLLHASGGQGRIYLSAKEGFARATTKSGLKYLAAPFMQLATLSGIAPEQIEVVNALQPIDADGLLRYEAENNIDLLVIRNDVYTRKELNHLGDHSGVNSITFYPWKG